The DNA window TGCGGGCGCTGGAGGCACAGGTAGGGTCGGTGCTGATCGTGCGCAGCAGGCCGCTGCGGCCCACGTCGGCGGGGCAGTTACTGCTCAAGCACACCAAGCAGATGCGCCTGCTGCGCGCCGACCTGGAGCGTGACCTGCAGGAACTGGCACCCAGTGCGCCGGGGGGCGGGCGGGAAGACGAGCGCATCTCCATTGCCATCAATGCCGACAGCATTGCCACCTGGGCGCTGGGCGCGCTGCAAGACCTGGTGCACCAGCGCCTGCCCCTGGAAATCATTGTGGACGACCAGGATTTCACCCAGGAATGGCTGCGCTCGGGCCAGGTGCTGGGCTGCGTCACCACGCTCAAGCAGGCCTTGCGCGGCTGCAAAATGGTGCCGCTGGGCGCCATGCGCTATGTGGCTGTGGCTTCGCCCGCGTTTGAGCAAAAGCACCTGCCCGGTGGCCTCACGGCGCACAACTTTCGCACGGTGCCCTACCTTTCGTTCAACCGCAAGGACGACATGGCGGTGGAATTTGTGTCCCGGGCTTTCGGCCTGAAGCGGGTGGCCCTGAACCACCTGTTTGTCCCCAGCTCCGAAGGACAGATGCATGCTGTTTCAGCCGGGTGGGCCGTGGGTGTACTGCCGGAACTGTTGGTGCGCGACAAACTGGCGGACGGCAGCCTGGTCAACATGGCCCCGGGACAGGTGCTGTTCATCCAGTTGTATTGGCACTGCTGGAATTTGGAGTCCGAGGTGCTCGACGCTCTGACCTTGGCCCTGACGGAAACGGCGGCGCAGTCGCTGGTTGCTTCATGAGAGTGAAAACCCTGAACGCCGTGGTTACGAAACAACTGCACCAACCATTTTTAAACTGTAATGCATAAGATGGCGGGTATGTCGACCCAGCCCACCAAAATTTCCTTCAAGGAGCAAATGCACCAGGCGCGCGAACGCGCCATTTTGCAGACCGCCTGCGACCTGCTGGGTGCCAAGTCGTTTGATGCCATGACTATGGACGATGTGGCCAATGGCGTGGGCATTGCCAAGGCCAGCCTGTACAAGCATTTCGGCAGCAAGGAAGACCTGTGCTGCGCCGCCATGGTGGAAGTGCTGCACCTGGTGCGCGCTTACCTGGCCACCCTCGACCCTGGCCTGCCCGTCGTGGAAAAACTGCGCGCAGTGGTGCGTTGGTCGCTTGAGCGCCTGCTGGCCCACGAAATGCCGCTGCTGCCCAGCAGCAACTCCACGCTGCGCAGTGTGCTCATGTCCAACAAAGAATATGCGGACGGTGTGATTCTGCTCAGCGACACTTTGGGTGAGTGGATCGTCCAGGCGCAGGCCGAGGGCGTCATTGAACCCACCCTGCCGCCGCTGGTGGTGCTCTACACCTTGTACGCGCGCGCCTGCGATCCGGTCGTGGGTTTTCTCAAGGAGAGCGGTCTGTACCAGGACGCAGAGATCATCGATTTGGTGCTGCGCACCTGTTTCGACGGATTGAACGCACGCTAAAAAAGCGCCCGCAGATGCGGGCGCCTTTGCTTTTATCGTCCGAGCTGCCTGCTCAGGCGGGCAGC is part of the Simplicispira sp. 125 genome and encodes:
- a CDS encoding LysR family transcriptional regulator ArgP gives rise to the protein MSSYDPAALECLAAIIEEGGFERAAQRLNVTQSAVSQRLRALEAQVGSVLIVRSRPLRPTSAGQLLLKHTKQMRLLRADLERDLQELAPSAPGGGREDERISIAINADSIATWALGALQDLVHQRLPLEIIVDDQDFTQEWLRSGQVLGCVTTLKQALRGCKMVPLGAMRYVAVASPAFEQKHLPGGLTAHNFRTVPYLSFNRKDDMAVEFVSRAFGLKRVALNHLFVPSSEGQMHAVSAGWAVGVLPELLVRDKLADGSLVNMAPGQVLFIQLYWHCWNLESEVLDALTLALTETAAQSLVAS
- a CDS encoding TetR/AcrR family transcriptional regulator codes for the protein MSTQPTKISFKEQMHQARERAILQTACDLLGAKSFDAMTMDDVANGVGIAKASLYKHFGSKEDLCCAAMVEVLHLVRAYLATLDPGLPVVEKLRAVVRWSLERLLAHEMPLLPSSNSTLRSVLMSNKEYADGVILLSDTLGEWIVQAQAEGVIEPTLPPLVVLYTLYARACDPVVGFLKESGLYQDAEIIDLVLRTCFDGLNAR